In a single window of the Microbacterium sp. SL75 genome:
- a CDS encoding aspartate kinase: protein MALIVQKYGGSSVADAESIKRVAKRIVDTRRAGHEVVVAVSAMGDTTDELLDLANQVAPIPAPRELDMLLSSGERISMALLAMAIHSMGFEARSFTGSQAGMITDATHGAARIVDVTPVRLREALDEGAIVIVAGFQGFNRDTRDITTLGRGGSDTTAVALAAALKADVCEIYSDVDGIFTADPRVVPLARKLDRVGSEEMLELAANGAKVLYIRAVEYARRHGVLIHARSTFSSGEGTWVLDASKTSALVPEREVMEEPIVAGVATDLSQAKITVIGVPDVPGKAADIFKIVAKSGANVDMIVQNVSAAATSRTDISFTLPKTDATAALKALAAEQAEVGFESLVHDDQIGKLSVVGAGMRTHSGVSATLFEALSLAGVNIEMISTSEIRISVVVRGVDLAEAARLVHTAYGLDGDAEATVHAGTGR from the coding sequence ATGGCTCTGATCGTCCAGAAGTACGGCGGTTCGTCCGTCGCCGACGCCGAGAGCATCAAGCGGGTCGCCAAGCGCATCGTCGACACCCGCCGCGCGGGTCATGAGGTCGTCGTCGCCGTCAGCGCGATGGGCGACACCACCGACGAGCTGCTCGATCTGGCGAACCAGGTCGCGCCCATCCCTGCGCCGCGCGAGCTCGACATGCTGCTCTCCAGCGGGGAGCGCATCTCGATGGCGTTGCTGGCGATGGCGATCCACTCGATGGGCTTCGAGGCGCGCTCCTTCACCGGCAGCCAGGCCGGAATGATCACGGATGCCACGCACGGCGCAGCCCGCATCGTCGATGTCACGCCCGTCCGCCTTCGCGAGGCGCTCGACGAGGGAGCGATCGTGATCGTCGCGGGCTTCCAGGGCTTCAACCGCGACACCCGCGACATCACGACCCTCGGTCGTGGCGGATCCGACACCACGGCCGTGGCGCTCGCCGCGGCGCTGAAGGCCGATGTCTGCGAGATCTACAGCGACGTGGACGGCATCTTCACCGCGGATCCCCGCGTCGTGCCCCTCGCGCGCAAGCTCGACCGTGTCGGCAGCGAGGAGATGCTCGAGCTCGCCGCCAATGGCGCGAAGGTCCTCTACATCCGCGCGGTCGAGTACGCGCGTCGTCACGGCGTCCTCATCCACGCCCGTTCCACGTTCAGCTCGGGCGAGGGCACCTGGGTGCTCGACGCTTCGAAGACCTCCGCACTCGTCCCCGAAAGAGAAGTCATGGAAGAGCCCATCGTCGCCGGCGTCGCCACCGACCTCAGCCAGGCCAAGATCACCGTCATCGGTGTGCCCGACGTGCCCGGCAAGGCCGCCGACATCTTCAAGATCGTCGCCAAGTCCGGCGCGAACGTCGACATGATCGTGCAGAACGTCTCGGCCGCTGCCACGAGCCGCACCGATATCTCGTTCACGCTGCCCAAGACCGACGCCACCGCGGCCCTCAAGGCGCTCGCCGCGGAGCAGGCCGAGGTCGGGTTCGAAAGCCTCGTGCACGACGACCAGATCGGCAAGCTCTCCGTCGTCGGCGCGGGCATGCGCACGCACTCGGGCGTTTCGGCGACTCTCTTCGAGGCGCTCAGCCTGGCTGGCGTCAACATCGAGATGATCTCGACCTCCGAGATCCGCATCTCGGTCGTGGTGCGTGGTGTCGACCTCGCCGAGGCCGCCCGTCTCGTGCACACGGCCTACGGGCTCGACGGTGACGCCGAGGCGACCGTCCACGCCGGCACCGGTCGCTGA
- a CDS encoding ATP-binding protein produces MNDPLIEALRRAVEAAPLDDELRLHLATQLWERGLADQAVSEASTVLSHSPADSRARELLARALGAPAAPDPASLRPAAPPSPPRPEAGFDWSAAETEVGHIARPAFVDGESAPAFDAHDLQRPTTTLTDVGGMSQVKERLNAAFLAPLKNPELRALYGKSLRGGLLMYGPPGCGKTFIARAIAGELGASFLSVGISDILDRYMGESEHNVRDLFQLARRDAPTVIFLDELDAIGQRRSQARHSGMRGVVVALLEELDGVASDNEGVFVLAATNQPWDVDPALRRPGRLDRTVLVLPPDDEARRAIFRHHLARRPVEGVDLAELARLTDGYSGADIAYVCEVASENALLESARTGTARLIGMDDLRHGVAQTTSSTGPWLEAARNIVRFGEDDGTFTQLRDYLKSVRRL; encoded by the coding sequence ATGAACGACCCGCTGATCGAAGCCCTGCGTCGCGCCGTCGAGGCCGCACCACTCGACGACGAGTTGCGTCTGCATCTCGCGACGCAGCTCTGGGAACGCGGACTCGCAGACCAGGCCGTCTCAGAGGCGAGCACCGTTCTATCGCACTCCCCCGCCGACTCGCGGGCCCGCGAACTGCTCGCTCGAGCGCTGGGTGCGCCCGCGGCCCCCGACCCGGCGAGCCTCAGACCTGCGGCCCCTCCCTCCCCACCCCGTCCGGAGGCCGGCTTCGACTGGTCGGCCGCCGAGACCGAGGTGGGTCACATCGCGCGGCCCGCGTTCGTCGACGGCGAGAGTGCCCCGGCGTTCGACGCGCACGACCTGCAGCGACCCACGACGACCCTCACCGATGTCGGCGGCATGTCCCAGGTGAAAGAGCGGCTGAATGCGGCGTTCCTCGCCCCGCTGAAGAATCCCGAGCTGCGTGCGCTCTACGGCAAGAGCCTGCGGGGCGGACTGCTCATGTACGGACCGCCGGGGTGCGGCAAGACGTTCATCGCCCGTGCGATCGCCGGCGAACTCGGGGCGTCGTTCCTCTCCGTCGGCATCAGCGACATCCTCGACCGGTACATGGGCGAGAGCGAGCACAACGTCCGAGACCTCTTCCAGCTTGCGCGCCGCGACGCCCCGACGGTCATCTTCCTTGACGAGTTGGATGCCATTGGGCAGCGCCGTTCGCAGGCCCGCCACAGCGGGATGCGCGGGGTCGTCGTCGCCCTGCTCGAAGAACTCGACGGTGTCGCCAGCGACAACGAGGGCGTCTTCGTCCTTGCGGCGACGAATCAGCCGTGGGATGTCGATCCCGCCTTGAGGCGACCGGGCCGCCTCGACCGCACGGTGCTGGTCCTCCCTCCCGACGATGAGGCTCGGCGGGCCATCTTCCGCCACCACCTGGCCCGCCGTCCCGTCGAGGGTGTCGATCTCGCGGAGCTCGCACGGCTGACCGACGGCTACAGCGGCGCCGACATCGCCTATGTCTGCGAGGTCGCGAGCGAGAACGCGCTGCTCGAGAGCGCACGAACCGGCACGGCGCGTCTCATCGGCATGGACGATCTGCGACATGGCGTCGCTCAGACCACCTCGTCTACGGGCCCCTGGCTCGAGGCGGCCCGTAACATCGTCCGTTTCGGCGAAGACGACGGCACCTTCACCCAGTTGCGCGACTACCTCAAAAGCGTGCGCCGCCTGTGA
- the recR gene encoding recombination mediator RecR → MYDGIVQDLIDEFGRLPGIGPKSAQRIAFHILQSPSFDVSRLSTLLGEIRDKVKFCEICGNVSEQDRCSICRDPRRNATLICVVEDAKDVAAIERTREFRGLYHVLGGAISPIAGIGPDDLRVTQLMQRLADGTVQEVILATNPNLEGEATATYLSRLLHTLEIRVTRLASGLPVGGDLEYADEVTLGRAFEGRRTL, encoded by the coding sequence ATGTACGACGGCATCGTCCAAGACCTGATCGACGAGTTCGGCCGCCTTCCGGGCATCGGCCCGAAGTCGGCTCAGCGCATCGCATTCCACATCCTGCAGTCGCCGTCGTTCGATGTATCGCGCCTGTCGACGCTGCTCGGAGAGATCCGCGACAAGGTGAAGTTCTGCGAGATCTGCGGCAACGTCTCCGAGCAGGACCGCTGCTCGATCTGTCGCGACCCGCGTCGCAATGCGACCTTGATCTGCGTGGTCGAAGACGCCAAAGACGTCGCGGCGATCGAACGCACCCGCGAGTTCCGCGGCCTCTACCACGTGCTAGGCGGCGCCATCAGCCCCATCGCGGGGATCGGTCCCGACGATCTGCGCGTCACCCAACTCATGCAGCGCCTCGCCGACGGCACCGTTCAAGAGGTCATCCTGGCGACGAACCCCAACCTCGAGGGAGAGGCCACGGCGACCTACCTCAGCCGGCTGCTGCACACCCTCGAGATCCGCGTGACGCGTTTGGCATCCGGTCTCCCCGTCGGCGGCGACCTGGAGTACGCCGACGAAGTGACCCTGGGCCGCGCCTTCGAGGGTCGTCGGACGCTCTGA
- a CDS encoding threonine/serine ThrE exporter family protein, which yields MSPTPRRLLSSLRRLVHVDEVSSPDTTLLPIIDEALSTRILDLAIRIGETMLVVGAPANEVTLTIVRVCGAYGLDPVHVDVTYNSITIAHSRPGASHPTTLLRVVRGSVPDHAKLQRLQALVQEITGGLGLDDAIVRCRAIRRLPFRYRPAIVIASQASLAAGVAIMFGANWLALVLSFIAAALAATTQYVLARARVPYFFAQIAGGFVLTVFAALSPLLRYTGLDAAAAIRPSVIVASGIVLMLAGLTVVGAAQDAIDGFALTATGRILELTTQTLGVVLGILAGLETVRVLGMGMSPPSNALPLGPVGVQFVGAAVIAIAVAVFNGAGARIVVVSAALSLVAWAGYVAASGLGFEVAAASGVGAFVGSFAGIVVAYRLHVPSVAITTAAILPLVPGAAVFRGLLGIVESGQDPAVLMTGVTTLAGAATIGIALAVGASLGIYLGQPVRATLSSVTRVRARVRR from the coding sequence TTGTCCCCCACCCCGCGCCGACTGCTGTCGTCTTTGCGCCGGCTCGTCCATGTCGACGAGGTCTCCTCCCCCGACACGACGTTGCTTCCGATCATCGATGAGGCCCTGTCGACGCGCATTCTCGATCTCGCCATCCGCATCGGCGAGACCATGCTCGTCGTCGGTGCCCCGGCCAACGAGGTGACCCTCACGATCGTTCGGGTGTGCGGGGCGTACGGACTCGACCCGGTGCACGTCGACGTGACCTACAACTCGATCACGATCGCGCACAGCCGCCCGGGCGCGAGCCACCCGACCACCCTGCTGCGCGTGGTGCGGGGCTCGGTCCCCGACCACGCGAAGCTGCAGCGCCTGCAGGCCCTGGTGCAGGAGATCACCGGCGGCCTGGGGCTCGACGATGCGATTGTGCGGTGCCGGGCCATCCGTCGCCTGCCCTTCCGCTATCGCCCCGCGATCGTCATCGCCTCACAGGCGTCGCTCGCCGCGGGAGTGGCGATCATGTTCGGGGCGAACTGGCTCGCCCTCGTGCTGTCCTTCATCGCCGCGGCCCTCGCCGCCACCACGCAATACGTGCTGGCGCGCGCGCGTGTGCCGTACTTCTTCGCGCAGATCGCCGGCGGTTTCGTCCTCACCGTCTTCGCGGCGCTGTCGCCGCTGCTGCGCTACACCGGTCTCGACGCGGCCGCGGCCATCAGACCGTCGGTGATCGTGGCATCCGGAATCGTCCTGATGCTCGCCGGTCTCACCGTCGTGGGCGCGGCACAGGATGCCATCGACGGCTTCGCTCTGACCGCGACGGGACGCATCCTCGAACTCACCACGCAGACTCTCGGCGTGGTGCTGGGGATTCTCGCGGGGCTCGAAACGGTGCGCGTTCTCGGGATGGGGATGTCGCCGCCGTCGAACGCGCTGCCGCTCGGACCCGTCGGCGTCCAGTTCGTGGGAGCCGCGGTGATCGCCATCGCTGTCGCGGTGTTCAACGGTGCCGGCGCGCGCATCGTCGTGGTGAGCGCCGCCCTCAGCCTGGTGGCCTGGGCGGGCTACGTCGCGGCCTCCGGCCTCGGCTTCGAGGTCGCCGCCGCGAGCGGCGTGGGAGCCTTCGTCGGAAGCTTCGCGGGCATCGTGGTCGCCTACCGGTTGCACGTGCCGTCGGTGGCGATCACGACCGCGGCGATCCTCCCGCTCGTGCCCGGTGCCGCGGTCTTCCGAGGTCTTCTCGGGATCGTGGAGTCGGGCCAGGATCCTGCCGTGCTCATGACCGGGGTCACCACGCTCGCCGGGGCGGCGACCATCGGCATCGCCCTCGCCGTCGGTGCTTCTCTCGGCATCTATCTGGGCCAGCCCGTGCGGGCGACCCTGTCGAGCGTCACCCGGGTGCGAGCGCGCGTGCGGCGGTAA
- a CDS encoding DNA polymerase III subunit gamma and tau, translating into MTTALYRRYRPEAFGEMIGQSQVTEPLMTALRSDRVGHAYLFSGPRGCGKTTSARILARCLNCAAGPTDTPCGTCDSCVELGRGGGGSLDVVEIDAASHNGVDDARDLRERAIFAPARDRFKIFILDEAHMVTQQGFNALLKLVEEPPAHVKFIFATTEPEKVLGTIRSRTHHYPFRLVPPAAMLEYVQELCETEGVGVEAGVLPLVVRAGGGSPRDTLSLLDQLIAGSDADAGGHVLVRYERAVALLGYTHSELLDEVVDAFAANDGGGAFAAVDRVVQTGQDPRRFVDDLLERLRDLIVVAATGAGASAILRGIPDDEFDRMSRQATAFGAPRLSRTADLVVAALDEMTGATSPRLQLELLVARVLTHAGVAQGTSPAMAHDLEATRGGSHASAPAPATGRPASPAADIASPGTSPASPAVASPGGSRVAAPGIASPGSTSPAVASPSVAPPTASPAVASPGVAAPAAASAGRIASPGIAAPGAATPGVAAPGAASPAPAAPAAASPGKPQAVPVRPADAEPPSFGPSDDDAPPPFTDDDAPPPFDDDEQSPSETAAPPARGATGAISPSGPSPSDQEDTRASAGSPSRPAARAAASAGSGRVEASDDVHPFDTAPTPQTASSELDPEPESAPTEAPAAAAPRHDAAASSASESAAQRPAAASTSGAPSDDTEDASPLEPTAPTPPATPVGPIELGHVRDAWPEVLGQLEVASRSSWLIVSTAAVAAFEGDVLTLAFRTGSDLTAFKTRTPEGGPSEDLRQAIQAVLGVRVKYLARLEGDGHGGSGPGGSSRGPSAPTSGPASGAPTTTTRAPQGSAPYSSSVTEWAVAPIPASDGSAPAAMRVPAAPSTALAVDDEPDEATAVAPSELHEGVVLPPREVTPSVAAPDEVDDDDVIPPVDEVEAPLPPVVVPRMAPLSGGVQRYGEAVVRQMLGANYVRDEPYEPPTRFT; encoded by the coding sequence GTGACGACAGCCCTGTACCGCCGATACCGCCCCGAGGCGTTCGGCGAGATGATCGGGCAGTCTCAGGTGACCGAGCCGCTCATGACCGCACTGCGCAGCGATCGCGTGGGTCACGCGTATCTGTTCTCGGGTCCGCGCGGCTGCGGTAAGACCACGTCAGCCCGTATTCTCGCGCGTTGCCTGAACTGCGCCGCCGGCCCCACCGACACCCCGTGCGGCACGTGCGACAGCTGCGTCGAGCTCGGTCGCGGCGGCGGCGGATCGCTCGACGTGGTCGAGATCGACGCGGCGAGCCACAACGGCGTCGACGACGCCCGCGACCTCCGCGAGCGCGCGATCTTCGCACCCGCGCGCGATCGCTTCAAGATCTTCATCCTCGACGAGGCGCACATGGTGACGCAGCAGGGCTTCAACGCGCTGCTCAAGCTCGTCGAGGAGCCGCCCGCGCACGTGAAGTTCATCTTCGCCACCACCGAGCCCGAGAAGGTGCTCGGCACGATCCGTTCGCGCACGCACCACTATCCCTTCCGGCTCGTTCCGCCCGCGGCCATGCTCGAGTACGTCCAAGAGCTGTGTGAGACCGAGGGCGTCGGCGTCGAGGCCGGTGTGCTTCCGCTCGTCGTCCGCGCCGGTGGCGGATCGCCGCGCGACACGCTCTCCCTGCTCGACCAGCTCATCGCCGGCTCCGACGCGGACGCGGGCGGTCACGTCCTCGTGCGGTACGAGCGCGCGGTCGCGCTCCTCGGTTACACGCACTCCGAGCTCCTCGACGAAGTCGTCGACGCCTTCGCCGCCAACGACGGTGGGGGAGCCTTCGCCGCCGTCGACCGGGTCGTGCAGACCGGTCAAGACCCGCGTCGTTTCGTCGACGACCTGCTCGAGCGCTTGCGCGACCTGATCGTGGTGGCAGCCACAGGCGCGGGCGCCTCGGCGATCCTGCGCGGCATCCCCGACGATGAATTCGATCGCATGTCCCGTCAGGCGACGGCGTTCGGCGCGCCGCGCCTCTCGCGCACCGCCGACCTGGTGGTCGCCGCCCTCGACGAGATGACCGGGGCCACGTCCCCGCGCCTGCAGCTCGAGCTGTTGGTCGCACGCGTGCTCACCCACGCCGGCGTCGCCCAGGGCACGTCGCCCGCCATGGCGCACGATCTCGAGGCGACGCGTGGGGGCTCGCATGCCTCCGCTCCGGCCCCCGCGACGGGAAGACCGGCGTCTCCCGCGGCCGACATCGCCTCTCCCGGCACATCGCCGGCGTCCCCCGCGGTAGCGAGCCCCGGAGGATCGCGAGTTGCCGCGCCCGGGATCGCCTCCCCGGGCAGCACTTCTCCGGCGGTTGCCTCCCCCTCCGTCGCGCCCCCGACTGCGTCTCCCGCGGTCGCTTCTCCCGGTGTCGCCGCGCCAGCCGCTGCGTCTGCCGGGAGGATCGCGTCGCCCGGTATCGCCGCACCGGGTGCCGCGACACCCGGTGTGGCCGCACCCGGTGCCGCTTCGCCCGCTCCGGCGGCACCCGCCGCGGCCTCACCGGGAAAGCCGCAGGCGGTTCCGGTGCGCCCGGCCGATGCAGAACCGCCCTCTTTCGGACCGAGCGACGACGATGCACCGCCGCCGTTCACCGACGACGACGCTCCTCCGCCTTTCGACGACGACGAGCAGTCGCCGTCTGAGACGGCAGCGCCACCCGCGCGCGGCGCAACGGGGGCGATCTCCCCGTCGGGCCCGAGCCCGTCCGACCAAGAAGACACTCGGGCGTCGGCAGGATCGCCGTCGCGCCCCGCCGCGCGTGCTGCGGCGTCTGCGGGTTCCGGTCGTGTCGAGGCGTCGGACGACGTCCACCCGTTCGACACGGCTCCGACTCCGCAGACCGCGTCGTCCGAACTCGACCCCGAGCCCGAATCGGCGCCCACCGAGGCCCCCGCGGCAGCAGCCCCGCGCCACGACGCCGCTGCGTCCTCGGCGTCGGAGTCGGCTGCACAGCGACCCGCCGCGGCGTCGACCTCGGGCGCGCCGTCCGACGACACGGAAGACGCCTCGCCGCTCGAACCGACCGCGCCCACGCCGCCCGCCACTCCCGTCGGCCCGATCGAGCTCGGACACGTCCGCGACGCGTGGCCCGAGGTGCTCGGCCAGCTCGAGGTCGCGAGCCGGTCGTCGTGGCTCATCGTGTCGACCGCCGCCGTCGCCGCCTTCGAGGGCGACGTGCTCACGCTGGCATTTCGGACGGGGAGCGATCTCACCGCCTTCAAGACGCGCACCCCGGAGGGCGGCCCGAGCGAAGATCTCCGCCAGGCCATCCAGGCGGTCCTCGGCGTCCGGGTCAAGTACCTCGCGCGCCTCGAGGGAGACGGTCACGGGGGATCCGGTCCCGGCGGCTCCTCGCGAGGCCCCTCGGCTCCCACGAGTGGCCCGGCGTCGGGCGCTCCCACGACCACGACTCGCGCTCCGCAGGGTTCGGCGCCGTACTCATCGTCGGTGACCGAGTGGGCCGTCGCGCCGATCCCGGCATCCGACGGCTCCGCCCCGGCGGCGATGCGGGTCCCTGCGGCTCCGTCCACGGCCCTCGCCGTCGACGACGAGCCCGACGAGGCGACCGCGGTCGCCCCCTCCGAGCTGCACGAGGGCGTTGTCCTGCCGCCGCGCGAGGTCACCCCCTCGGTGGCCGCACCGGACGAGGTCGACGACGACGACGTCATCCCACCGGTCGACGAGGTCGAGGCCCCGCTGCCGCCGGTCGTCGTTCCGCGCATGGCCCCGCTCAGCGGGGGCGTCCAGCGATACGGCGAAGCCGTGGTGCGCCAGATGCTCGGGGCGAACTACGTGCGCGATGAGCCCTACGAGCCCCCGACGAGGTTCACCTGA
- a CDS encoding tetratricopeptide repeat protein, which produces MSDDARALRNADTLLSLGRRQQALKEAGAVLARDPGNAEAQRIVGEALVELERWDELTPLARDAVSSFPDDAWAWRLLALTQMETAHEAEALYAANRLYALAPEVSFAVFTYARVLHAFGRAAEAIPALERALETQPDDIDLHLARATCLWKVGRSREARESVAFALRIDPTNDDAQRVLAVFGGPGQRGSDALLETARRVAKAPGDDDNEVFFELAASRALVFPVSVVLGLCVALLAVCVPTGGLWGWRIDTGLGHLAGAIVQALLFSGAIAILGLWLRRMQRNLGDLFRSIVASRMDDGPLSKFTSWAIAGALVLDLIGIVVYATAGDPLGTLGLTLGLCSAYAGGVLVVLFQLMTRGLVSRAMTRPAGLLVLLWPGAIAGVVLLGLFLIGAVLYIIVWSFSGDRLPEPFPRTDQERRETSN; this is translated from the coding sequence GTGAGCGACGACGCACGGGCACTCCGTAACGCCGATACGCTGCTGAGCCTCGGACGGCGCCAACAGGCACTGAAGGAGGCGGGAGCGGTGCTCGCGCGGGACCCCGGCAACGCAGAAGCACAGCGGATCGTCGGAGAGGCCCTGGTCGAGCTGGAGCGCTGGGACGAACTCACGCCGCTCGCCCGAGACGCGGTGTCATCGTTTCCTGACGACGCGTGGGCGTGGCGCCTGCTCGCCCTCACCCAGATGGAGACCGCCCACGAGGCAGAGGCCCTGTACGCCGCCAACCGTCTGTACGCTCTGGCCCCCGAGGTCTCGTTCGCGGTGTTCACCTACGCGCGCGTCCTGCATGCCTTCGGTCGCGCCGCCGAGGCCATCCCCGCCCTCGAGCGCGCGCTCGAGACGCAGCCCGATGACATCGATCTGCACCTCGCGCGCGCGACGTGCTTGTGGAAGGTGGGCCGCTCGCGCGAAGCTCGCGAGAGTGTCGCCTTTGCGCTACGCATCGACCCGACGAACGACGATGCCCAACGCGTCCTCGCCGTCTTCGGCGGACCGGGTCAGCGCGGATCCGACGCCCTCCTCGAGACGGCTCGTCGCGTGGCGAAGGCCCCCGGCGACGACGACAACGAGGTCTTCTTCGAGCTCGCCGCCAGCAGGGCGCTGGTTTTCCCCGTCTCGGTCGTCCTCGGCCTGTGCGTGGCCCTGCTCGCGGTCTGCGTTCCGACCGGCGGCCTGTGGGGATGGCGCATCGACACCGGCCTCGGTCATCTCGCCGGCGCGATTGTCCAGGCCCTCCTGTTCTCGGGAGCCATCGCCATCCTGGGATTGTGGCTCCGGCGCATGCAGCGCAACCTGGGTGATCTGTTTCGCTCCATCGTCGCGTCTCGGATGGACGATGGGCCCCTGTCGAAGTTCACTTCGTGGGCGATCGCGGGTGCTCTCGTCCTCGACCTCATCGGCATCGTCGTCTACGCCACGGCGGGCGATCCCCTCGGCACTCTCGGATTGACCCTGGGACTGTGCAGCGCCTACGCGGGCGGTGTGCTGGTGGTCCTGTTCCAGCTCATGACCCGCGGCCTGGTCTCGCGCGCGATGACGAGACCCGCCGGACTGCTCGTGCTCCTGTGGCCGGGGGCGATCGCCGGAGTGGTCCTTCTCGGGCTCTTCCTCATCGGCGCGGTGCTGTACATCATCGTCTGGTCGTTCTCGGGTGACCGGTTGCCGGAGCCCTTTCCCCGGACCGATCAGGAAAGACGGGAGACGTCGAACTAG